The following proteins come from a genomic window of Bactrocera tryoni isolate S06 chromosome 1, CSIRO_BtryS06_freeze2, whole genome shotgun sequence:
- the LOC120766748 gene encoding organic cation transporter-like protein yields MDFDAVLVKCGNFGRYQLVLLLFYGCTNILSSLHYFAQTIISFTPEHWCFHEKLANASTSYVRSIYAQTANPQCTLLEDIVDDQPIVAAVGKCTEWIYAYDRGYRSITTDLNWICNDAYQAATGQSFFFLGSIIGTIFFGFLADKIGRLPALVCTTLAGAFGDFLTSFVTSLPAFALFRFVSGLSNDTIFYLMYIMVFEYLSPEKRTFGLNVITAFFYCFGLILSPWYAIWVGSWRYYLYIASLPALIVLIYPLFICESAQWLIATERYDRAVNCLRRVAKFNKRIVEEEVFTQFRAYYEEKVALDKKFNRNEDTFWGMFRTPRLRKFTIILLLKSMIVTISFDVISRNMEGLGSSPFTLFSVSSLAYIPGGLTIIFLQNRIGRKGMAFGSLFVSAIVVTVTGFMIAFLDPEKNTVLLAIMVALGRYGVIVSYDAEAQYAAEFIPTTVRGRGLANIHVIGYGFAMLSSYVIYLGLYFKPLPSIVISAVMVCGALLCLALPETLNQKLPETLKDGEDFARHQRWYYFPCFNRVQTNNNDVVEKQDTH; encoded by the exons ATGGATTTCGATGCAGTTCTGGTGAAGTGCGGCAATTTCGGGCGTTATCAATTGGTGTTATTGCTTTTTTACGGCTGCACAAATATTCTATCGTCGCTGCATTATTTTGCGCAAACGATTATTAGTTTTACCCCTGAGCATTG GTGCTTTCACGAGAAGTTAGCCAACGCCAGTACTTCATACGTACGCAGCATTTATGCGCAAACCGCAAATCCGCAGTGCACTCTGCTGGAAGATATCGTCGACGATCAGCCGATAGTTGCGGCGGTGGGTAAATGCACTGAATGGATCTATGCATATGATCGTGGCTACCGCAGCATAACCACagat ctcAATTGGATTTGTAATGATGCGTACCAAGCTGCTACAGGTCAGTCATTCTTCTTTTTGGGTTCTATCATTGGCACAATATTCTTTGGATTTCTGGCTGATAAAATTGGACGCTTGCCAGCGCTGGTCTGCACAACATTGGCTGGCGCTTTTGGTGACTTTTTAACCTCCTTTGTAACATCACTGCCTGCGTTCGCATTGTTCCGCTTTGTATCGGGTCTATCGAATGATACGATATTCTACCTCATGTACATAATGG TTTTCGAGTACTTGAGCCCAGAAAAGCGCACATTCGGTCTGAATGTTATAACAGCGTTTTTCTATTGTTTTGGCTTGATTTTGTCACCTTGGTATGCCATTTGGGTGGGATCATGGCGTTATTACCTCTATATCGCTTCTCTGCCCGCGTTGATTGTGCTGATCTATCCCTTATTCATTTGCGAAAGCGCGCAGTGGTTGATTGCAACTGAACGTTACGATCGAGCTGTAAATTGTTTGAGGCGTGTTGCGAAATTCAACAAGCGCATAGTTGAAGAGGAAGTATTCACGCAATTTCGGGCATACTATGAGGAGAAAGTGGCTTTGGATAAAAAGTTCAACAGAAATGAAGACACTTTCTGGGGAATGTTCCGTACGCCGAGACTACGAAAATTCACCATCATACTGTTATTGAAGTC CATGATCGTCACAATCTCTTTTGACGTGATCAGCCGCAATATGGAAGGTTTAGGCTCCTCACCCTTCACGCTATTCTCTGTCTCCTCTCTCGCGTATATCCCAGGCGGTCTGACAATAATTTTCCTGCAAAATCGCATAGGACGGAAAGGCATGGCATTCGGTTCGCTCTTCGTTAGTGCGATCGTAGTCACTGTAACGGGCTTTATGATCGCTTTTCTTGATCCTGAGAAGAATACCGTGCTGCTAGCAATTATGGTTGCTCTGGGTCGATATGGTGTGATTGTAAGTTATGATGCAGAAGCACAATATGCCGCAGAATTCATACCAACGACAGTACGTGGGCGTGGCCTAGCGAACATTCATGTGATCGGCTATGGTTTTGCTATGCTTAGTTCATATGTCATTTATTTGGGTCTCTACTTCAAGCCGTTGCCATCGATTGTTATTTCGGCGGTAATGGTGTGTGGCGCGCTGCTCTGCCTGGCACTGCCGGAGACCTTAAATCA GAAACTACCAGAAACCCTTAAGGACGGCGAAGACTTTGCAAGACACCAACGCTGGTACTACTTCCCTTGCTTTAATCGAGTACAAACTAATAACAATGATGTCGTTGAGAAGCAGGATACTCATTAG
- the LOC120773696 gene encoding organic cation transporter protein, which translates to MDFDQILARCGDFSRYQFLLLTLFGVINFIVSLHYFTQTVISFVPDHWCYHEKLVNKSFDEIAEIYAKFPNPSCTRLLDIDGANVTVSPESCTRWIYKYDYGYRSMNTELNWVCDSAYKARIGQSLFFIGSVVGTLFYGLLSDKIGRLPALILSNFSGFIGDFSTIFSQSVTTFSLCRFISGMAADTNFYLMYIIVLEYIRPSMRTLGLNLAVGVFYTIGLVFTPWLAVLVGHWQLYLACTSLPILSVVLYYFVVQESAQWLVTRNDVDGAIKRLKRVARFNKRKVTPSEFEEFRKHCEKQRQKMGGDEQVHSTLLDMFRTPRMRKHTLILFFKSMVITLCYDAVSRNVEGMGISPFVMFSLSAIAVLPSSIIVILLQDRIGRKGMAAGSLLVGGLFTSLAGVAIAYQQHNHNAVLLACLTIAARFGVAISYESGSQYATELIPTCVRGQGVAAVHVAGFAASFLAPYILWLGTFFKAAPSIILGALFFTGSFVCLLLPETLNRTLPKTVEEGEVFGKGERMFDFPCLSKKGKRSCDSEEEAYERKQSLTDFDRGNESADENLNSAA; encoded by the exons ATGGATTTTGATCAGATTCTTGCGAGATGCGGCGATTTTAGTCGATATCAGTTTCTGTTGTTGACATTGTTCGGTGTAATCAACTTCATTGTCTCACTACATTATTTTACCCAAACTGTGATAAGTTTTGTGCCCGATCATTGGTGCTACCATGAGAAATTAGTGAATAAGTCATTCGATGAGATTGCGGAGATCTATGCGAAGTTTCCGAATCCATCTTGTACGCGCCTGCTCGACATCGATGGTGCGAATGTAACGGTGAGTCCAGAGAGTTGTACGCGTTGGATCTATAAATACGATTATGGCTATCGGAGCATGAACACAGAG CTAAACTGGGTCTGTGATTCGGCGTACAAAGCGCGCATCGGGCAGTCGTTATTCTTTATAGGTTCCGTTGTTGGAACCCTCTTTTACGGTCTGCTTTCAGACAAGATTGGTCGCTTGCCTGCTCtaatactttcaaatttttcggGTTTTATTGGGGATTTTTCGACAATATTCTCTCAAAGCGTTACTACATTTTCACTTTGCCGTTTCATATCCGGCATGGCGGCAGATACGAATTTTTACcttatgtatattattg TTCTTGAATACATCCGTCCATCGATGCGAACACTTGGTCTGAATTTAGCTGTCGGTGTCTTTTATACAATTGGCCTTGTCTTCACACCATGGTTGGCCGTACTCGTTGGGCATTGGCAACTTTATTTGGCCTGTACTTCACTGCCTATACTCTCCGTGGTTCTCTACTATTTCGTAGTGCAGGAGAGCGCTCAATGGTTGGTCACCAGAAATGATGTAGACGGTGCTATAAAGCGTTTGAAACGTGTTGCACGATTTAACAAACGAAAAGTGACTCCGTCGGAATTTGAAGAATTTCGCAAACATTGCGAGAAGCAGCGTCAAAAGATGGGCGGCGATGAGCAGGTGCACTCAACATTGCTGGATATGTTTAGAACGCCACGCATGCGCAAACACACACttatattgtttttcaaatc GATGGTCATTACACTCTGTTACGATGCGGTCTCGCGTAATGTCGAGGGTATGGGCATTTCGCCATTCGTTATGTTCTCCTTGAGCGCCATTGCCGTGCTGCCATCGAGCATAATCGTGATCTTGCTACAGGATCGCATTGGACGCAAGGGCATGGCGGCCGGCTCGCTACTTGTCGGCGGTTTATTTACCTCTTTAGCAGGCGTAGCGATCGCCTATCAACAGCACAACCACAATGCCGTGCTACTGGCATGCTTAACCATAGCGGCGCGTTTCGGTGTGGCGATTTCATACGAATCCGGATCACAATATGCCACCGAATTGATACCAACATGCGTGCGCGGCCAAGGCGTGGCTGCGGTACACGTAGCTGGCTTTGCAGCATCGTTTTTGGCGCCCTACATCTTGTGGTTGGGCACATTCTTCAAGGCAGCGCCATCGATCATTTTGGGTGCGCTCTTCTTTACGGGTTCCTTTGTATGCCTACTACTTCCCGAGACGCTTAACAG AACACTTCCAAAAACTGTCGAAGAAGGTGAAGTTTTCGGCAAAGGCGAACGTATGTTCGATTTCCCCTGCCTTTCGAAGAAAGGCAAACGTTCTTGTGACTCTGAAGAGGAAGCCTACGAGCGTAAGCAGTCGTTAACTGATTTCGATCGGGGCAATGAATCAGCCGATGAGAACCTCAACAGTGCGGCATAA
- the LOC120782880 gene encoding organic cation transporter protein-like: protein MGLPVMDFDAVLKKCGNFGRFQFLIMLCFGLTNLLSSMHYFAQTIISFTPEHWCYHEKLSNASFVEIRAVYAQTANPHCTMLDDIVGGQPIVAELGKCQRWIYEYESGYKSVTSDLNWVCEESIQSAVGQSLFFVGSVIGTVFFGFLADKVGRLPALICTTLTGATGDFLTTFSTNLPLYALFRFISGLSTDTFYYLMYIMVFEYLSPRKRTLGLNMVTGIFYFLGLALAPWFALWSGSWRNYLYIASVPAVIVLLYPFLICESAQWLMATHQYDRAVKCLKHVAKINKREVKDEIFDEYIAHYKQTTSDELAKKTNKDTFWGMFRTPRLRKFTILMLLKNMFLALALDVISRNMEGMGSSPFTLFSATSVVYVMGSLTIILLQNRIGRKGMAFSTLLVSSIIIAATGFLIAFTETQKNALLLAIMVGLGRYGVVVSYEAEAQYSSEFIPTTVRGRGMANIHVAGFAFTSLNSYVIYLGYFYKPLPSIFISGIMLIAALLCLALPETMNQKLPQTLKDGEEFARHQRWYYFICFDKKKEQEGS from the exons atgggtTTGCCGGTAATGGATTTTGACGCGGTTTTAAAGAAGTGTGGCAATTTTGGGCGCTTTCAATTTCTCATAATGCTATGCTTTGGACTTACAAATCTTCTCTCATCGATGCATTACTTTGCACAAACAATAATCAGTTTTACGCCAGAGCACTG GTGTTACCATGAAAAGTTGTCAAATGCCAGTTTCGTTGAAATTCGCGCTGTCTACGCACAAACGGCCAATCCACATTGCACCATGTTAGATGACATAGTCGGCGGTCAGCCAATTGTTGCCGAACTCGGTAAATGCCAGCGGTGGATATATGAATATGAAAGTGGTTATAAAAGCGTTACATCAGAT CTAAACTGGGTATGTGAAGAGTCCATACAATCCGCAGTGGGACAATCACTATTCTTCGTGGGTTCTGTGATAGGCACGGTATTCTTCGGGTTCCTGGCAGACAAAGTCGGACGACTCCCTGCGTTGATCTGCACCACACTTACTGGCGCTACAGGCGACTTTCTCACAACTTTTTCCACCAATTTGCCACTGTATGCACTCTTTCGCTTTATCTCAGGCTTATCCACAGACACATTTTACTATCTGATGTATATAATGG tcTTCGAATACTTAAGTCCAAGAAAACGTACACTTGGTCTGAACATGGTCACCGGCATATTCTACTTCCTTGGCTTGGCCTTGGCACCCTGGTTTGCGCTATGGTCAGGTTCATGGCGTAACTACTTATACATCGCTTCAGTACCGGCCGTAATTGTGCTATTGTACCCCTTTTTAATTTGTGAAAGCGCACAATGGCTGATGGCAACACACCAATACGATCGCGCGGTTAAATGTCTCAAACATGTTGCCAAAATCAATAAACGCGAAGTGAAAGATGAAATTTTCGATGAATACATAGCACACTACAAGCAAACGACAAGTGACGAACTCGCGAAGAAAACCAACAAAGACACATTTTGGGGCATGTTTCGCACACCACGTTTGCGCAAATTCACCATTTTGATGTTGTTGAAGAA CATGTTTCTAGCGCTCGCACTTGATGTAATCAGCCGTAATATGGAAGGCATGGGCAGCTCGCCATTCACACTGTTTTCGGCCACTTCAGTGGTGTACGTTATGGGCAGTTTAACCATCATCCTGCTGCAAAATCGTATAGGTCGCAAGGGAATGGCCTTCAGTACGCTGCTAGTGAGCTCAATAATCATTGCGGCTACCGGTTTTCTGATTGCCTTTACAGAAACGCAGAAAAACGCTTTACTTCTTGCGATTATGGTCGGTCTGGGTCGTTATGGCGTCGTCGTGAGCTATGAAGCGGAGGCACAATACTCTTCTGAATTTATACCGACCACCGTACGTGGTCGTGGCATGGCCAATATACATGTTGCGGGATTCGCTTTTACCAGTCTGAACTCATATGTGATATATTTAGGTTATTTCTATAAACCGCTCCCGTCGATCTTCATATCGGGTATAATGTTAATAGCCGCTCTTTTATGCCTAGCGCTGCCTGAGACCATGAATca AAAGTTACCGCAAACTTTGAAGGATGGCGAGGAGTTTGCTCGCCATCAGCGCTGGTACTATTTTATATGtttcgacaaaaaaaaagaacaggAAGGAAGCTGA
- the LOC120766429 gene encoding organic cation transporter protein-like, whose amino-acid sequence MDFDAVLKKCGNFGRFQFLVLLCFSLTNLLSSVHYFAQTIISFTPKHWCYHEKLSNASFDEIRAVYAQTTDPHCTLLDDIVDGQPIVAEVGKCRRWIYEYESGYISVTSDLNWVCEEAIQSAIGQSLYFVGSVIGTVFFGYLADKIGRLPALICTTLTGAIGDFLTTFSTNLPIYSIFRFISGLSTDTFYYLMYIMVFEYLSPSKRTLGLNMVTGIFYFLGLALSPWYALWSGSWRGYLYIASVPALLVLVYPFLICESAQWLIATQQYDRAVKCLKHVAKINKREVKDEVFDEFIAHCKQKTSEELTKKANKDTFWGMFRTPRLRKFAILMLLKNIFLALALDVISRNMEGMGSSPFVLFSTTSVVYVVGGLTIILLQNHIGRKGMAFSTFLVSAIIIGANSILIALLETERHALLFAIMTGLGRYGVVVSYEAETQYSSEFLPTTVRGRGMANIHVAGFAFTSLHSYVIYLGYFYKPLPSICISLVMFLAALLCLSLPETMNQKLPQTLKDGEDFARNQRWYYFVCFDKTLSKMDGDVSNDSH is encoded by the exons ATGGATTTCGATGCTGTGTTAAAGAAATGTGGCAATTTCGGGCGGTTCCAGTTTCTGGTCCTGCTATGTTTCAGTCTGACTAACCTCCTTTCATCGGTGCATTACTTTGCGCAAACGATAATTAGTTTCACGCCGAAGCACTG gtGTTACCATGAAAAGCTGTCAAATGCCAGTTTCGATGAAATTCGCGCTGTCTACGCACAAACGACTGATCCACATTGCACCCTGCTAGATGACATAGTCGATGGCCAGCCGATTGTAGCGGAAGTCGGTAAATGCCGGAGGTGGATATATGAATATGAAAGTGGTTATATAAGCGTTACATCAGAT CTTAACTGGGTATGTGAAGAAGCTATACAATCTGCGATCGGACAATCTCTCTACTTTGTGGGATCTGTCATCGGTACGGTTTTCTTCGGATATCTCGCAGACAAAATCGGTCGACTCCCTGCGTTGATCTGCACCACACTTACTGGAGCGATAGGCGACTTTCTCACAACTTTTTCCACCAATTTGCCAATATATTCTATTTTTCGATTCATTTCGGGCTTATCCACGGACACATTTTACTATCTGATGTACATAATGG tctTCGAGTATCTTAGTCCAAGTAAGCGTACACTCGGTCTAAATATGGTAACTGGTATATTCTATTTCCTTGGTTTGGCTTTGTCCCCCTGGTATGCACTATGGTCAGGTTCATGGCGTGGCTATCTGTACATCGCATCTGTACCGGCTCTACTTGTTCTAGTATACCCGTTTTTAATTTGTGAAAGCGCGCAATGGCTGATAGCAACACAGCAATATGATCGCGCGGTTAAATGTCTCAAACATGTTGCCAAAATCAATAAACGCGAGGTGAAAGACGAGGTTTTCGATGAATTCATAGCACACTGTAAGCAAAAGACAAGTGAAGAACTCACGAAGAAAGCTAATAAAGACACCTTTTGGGGCATGTTTCGCACACCACGTTTGCGCAAATTCGCCATTTTGATGTTGTTGAAGAA CATATTTCTCGCACTCGCGCTGGATGTGATCAGCCGCAATATGGAAGGCATGGGCAGCTCGCCATTCGTACTTTTCTCGACCACTTCGGTTGTATATGTTGTGGGAGGTTTAACTATAATCTTGCTACAAAATCACATAGGTCGCAAGGGGATGGCCTTCAGCACCTTCTTAGTCAGTGCCATTATTATCGGCGCTAACAGTATCCTCATCGCTTTACTTGAAACCGAGCGACATGCTCTACTCTTCGCTATTATGACTGGTCTCGGCCGTTACGGCGTTGTCGTGAGCTACGAGGCGGAAACACAATATTCCTCCGAATTCCTACCAACCACCGTACGTGGCCGTGGCATGGCCAATATACATGTGGCTGGTTTCGCTTTTACCAGCCTACATTCCTATGTTATATATTTAGGGTATTTCTACAAACCCCTTCCGTCGATCTGCATATCTTTAGTAATGTTCCTTGCAGCATTATTGTGCCTCTCACTGCCAGAGACCATGAATCA AAAACTACCGCAAACTTTGAAAGATGGTGAGGACTTTGCGCGAAATCAGCGCTGGTACTATTTTGTTTGCTTCGATAAGACGTTAAGCAAGATGGACGGTGATGTCAGCAATGACAGTCATTGA